A window of Diabrotica virgifera virgifera chromosome 9, PGI_DIABVI_V3a contains these coding sequences:
- the LOC114330670 gene encoding uncharacterized protein LOC114330670 isoform X2 — protein sequence MKFRIIYLLILVNASASLTQPSPLLDSDPSELLQAHDVSEETDPDPVPFPSLACEDDPSLCPKTRAASGIIGGILGIGDLAQTVIKSGVGIFKNIVGIQDPPEVVNVVVPAQQQQVILGPPKVIIG from the exons ATGAAATTCCGAATTATTTACTTATTG ATCTTGGTGAATGCGTCTGCGTCTCTAACTCAGCCTTCACCACTACTGGATTCAGATCCTTCTGAATTACTACAGGCACATGACGTATCTGAGGAAACAGATCCAGATCCAGTTCCATTTCCCTCTCTGGCATGTGAAGATGATCCTTCGCTCTGTCCCAAAACAAGAGCGGCAAGTGGAATTATTGGTGGTATACTCGGAATTGGAGATTTAGCTCAAACTGTTATAAAATCAGGTGTTGGAATTTTTAAGAATATCGTAGGTATCCAAGATCCACCAGAAGTTGTCAATGTTGTTGTGCCTGCACAGCAACAACAAGTTATTCTTGGTCCACCGAAAGTTATTATTGGTTAG